From Pongo pygmaeus isolate AG05252 chromosome 1, NHGRI_mPonPyg2-v2.0_pri, whole genome shotgun sequence, one genomic window encodes:
- the PTGFR gene encoding prostaglandin F2-alpha receptor isoform X2 has product MSMNNSKQLVSPAAALLSNTTCQTENRLSVFFSVIFMTVGILSNSLAIAILMKAYQRFRQKSKASFLLLASGLVITDFFGHLINGAIAVFVYASDKDWIRFDQSNVLCSIFGICMVFSGLCPLLLGSVMAIERCIGVTKPIFHSTKITSKHVKMMLSGVCLFAVFIALLPILGHRDYKIQASRTWCFYNTEDIKDWEDRFYLLLFSFLGLLALGVSLLCNAITGITLLRVKFKSQQHRQGRSHHLEMVIQLLAIMCVSCICWSPFLGYRTILNGKDKYKVPEEQSDFLCR; this is encoded by the exons ATGTCCATGAACAATTCCAAACAGCTAGTGTCTCCTGCGGCTGCGCTTCTTTCAAACACAACCTGCCAGACGGAAAACcggctttctgtatttttttcagtaatcTTCATGACAGTGGGAATCTTGTCAAACAGCCTTGCCATCGCCATTCTCATGAAGGCATATCAGAGATTTAGACAGAAGTCCAAGGCATCGTTTCTGCTTTTGGCCAGTGGCCTGGTAATCACTGACTTCTTTGGCCATCTCATCAATGGAGCCATAGCAGTATTTGTATACGCTTCTGATAAAGACTGGATCCGCTTTGACCAATCAAATGTCCTTTGCAGTATTTTTGGTATCTGCATGGTGTTTTCTGGTCTGTGCCCACTTCTTCTAGGCAGTGTGATGGCCATTGAGCGGTGTATTGGAGTCACAAAACCAATATTTCATTCTACGAAAATTACATCCAAACATGTGAAAATGATGTTAAGTGGTGTGTGCTTGTTTGCTGTTTTTATAGCTTTGCTGCCCATCCTTGGACATCGAGACTATAAAATTCAGGCGTCGAGGACCTGGTGTTTCTACAACACAGAAGACATCAAAGACTGGGAAGATAGATTTTatcttctacttttttcttttctggggcTCTTAGCCCTTGGTGTTTCATTGTTGTGCAATGCAATCACAGGAATTACACTTTTAAGAGTTAAATTTAAAAGTCAGCAGCACAGACAAGGCAGATCTCATCATTTGGAAATGGTGATCCAGCTCCTGGCGATAATGTGTGTCTCCTGTATTTGTTGGAGCCCATTTCTG GGATACAGAACAATTTTGAATGGGAAAGACAAATATAAAGTACCTGAAGAGCAAAGTGATTTCTTATGTAG